In Dama dama isolate Ldn47 chromosome 26, ASM3311817v1, whole genome shotgun sequence, a single genomic region encodes these proteins:
- the NMBR gene encoding neuromedin-B receptor → MPPESLSNLSQPAGGNRSGFVPGMSERDFLPARDGSTADLVIRCVIPSVYLLIITVGLLGNIMLVKIFITNSAMRSVPNIFISNLAAGDVLLLLTCVPVDASRYFFDEWVFGKVGCKLIPVIQLTSVGVSVFTLTALSADRYRAIVNPMDIQTSGAVLWTCVKAMGIWVVSVLLAIPEAIFSQVARIGSLDNGSFTACIPYPQTDELHPKIHSVLIFLVYFLIPLVIISVYYYHIAKTLIKSAHNLPGEYNEHTKKQMETRKRLAKIVLVFVGCFIFCWFPNHILYMYRSFNYNQIDPSLGHMIVTLVARVLSFCNSCLNPFALYLLSESFRRHFNSQLCCGRKSYGERSTSYLLSSSAVRMTSLKSNAKNVVTNSALLNGHSVKQEMAL, encoded by the exons ATGCCACCCGAGTCTCTTTCCAACCTCTCCCAGCCCGCGGGCGGGAATCGGAGCGGTTTCGTTCCCGGCATGTCGGAAAGGGATTTCCTACCCGCCCGGGACGGGAGCACTGCGGACTTGGTGATCCGTTGTGTGATCCCGTCCGTCTACCTGCTCATCATCACCGTGGGCTTGCTGGGCAACATCATGCTGGTGAAGATCTTCATCACCAACAGCGCCATGCGGAGCGTCCCCAACATCTTCATCTCTAACCTGGCCGCTGGGGACGTGCTGCTGTTGCTCACCTGCGTCCCGGTGGACGCCTCGCGCTACTTCTTCGACGAGTGGGTGTTCGGGAAGGTGGGCTGCAAACTCATCCCGGTGATCCAGCTCACCTCCGTGGGGGTGTCCGTCTTCACTCTCACTGCCCTCAGCGCCGACAG GTACAGAGCCATTGTAAACCCCATGGATATCCAGACATCAGGGGCAGTGCTGTGGACCTGCGTGAAGGCCATGGGCATATGGGTGGTCTCCGTCCTGTTGGCTATTCCCGAAGCCATATTTTCCCAAGTGGCACGCATTGGCAGCTTGGATAATGGCAGCTTCACGGCGTGTATACCCTACCCTCAGACAGATGAACTACATCCAAAGATTCATTCAGTGCTCATCTTCTTGGTCTACTTCCTCATACCACTTGTTATCATTAGCGTTTATTATTATCACATTGCAAAGACCTTAATTAAAAGTGCACATAATCTTCCAGGAGAATACAATGAACATACCAAAAAACAG ATGGAAACACGGAAACGCCTGGCCAAAATCGTGCTGGTCTTTGTGGGCTGCTTCATCTTCTGTTGGTTTCCAAATCACATCCTTTACATGTACAGGTCTTTCAACTATAACCAGATTGACCCATCTCTAGGGCACATGATTGTCACCTTGGTTGCCCGGGTTCTGAGCTTCTGCAATTCCTGTCTCAATCCATTTGCTCTTTATCTGCTCAGTGAAAGCTTCAGGAGACATTTCAATAGTCAGCTCTGTTGTGGAAGGAAGTCCTATGGAGAGAGATCCACCAGCTACCTACTCAGCTCCTCTGCAGTGCGCATGACTTCCCTGAAAAGCAATGCTAAGAATGTGGTGACCAATTCTGCGTTACTCAATGGGCACAGtgtgaagcaggaaatggcactGTGA